One genomic segment of Clostridium saccharoperbutylacetonicum N1-4(HMT) includes these proteins:
- a CDS encoding TIGR03915 family putative DNA repair protein encodes MKIYVYDNTFEGLLTAIYEAFYEKNPLAAFYAQNELDAPLLLGENITILTNHEKFKKVKNAIINKLDFLAFKKLYMVFLSNEKEKGVIIYKYLKTAFKLGPEVHNFLNINEIRIVDNISKQISYETHRFEGFIRFNYIDEKFLYSSIEPDNDILELLGDHFQNRFPKEYFIIHDILRDKALIYNTFFYEIIEMTNDTYEKLKSHSDDYTKLWKAYFKSTTIEERKNLRLQSRMMPKRYWKHILET; translated from the coding sequence TTTATGAAAAAAATCCACTAGCAGCTTTTTACGCACAAAACGAACTAGATGCTCCACTTCTTCTTGGAGAAAACATTACAATTTTAACTAATCACGAAAAATTTAAAAAAGTTAAAAATGCAATTATAAATAAACTTGACTTTTTAGCTTTCAAAAAATTATATATGGTTTTTTTGAGTAACGAGAAAGAGAAAGGCGTTATTATCTATAAATATTTAAAAACAGCTTTTAAACTTGGTCCTGAGGTTCATAATTTTTTAAATATTAATGAAATAAGAATTGTTGATAACATCTCTAAACAAATCTCTTATGAAACCCATAGATTTGAAGGCTTTATAAGATTTAATTATATAGATGAAAAATTTTTATATTCTTCAATTGAACCTGATAATGATATTTTAGAATTACTTGGCGATCATTTTCAAAACAGATTTCCTAAAGAATATTTTATTATCCATGATATATTAAGAGATAAAGCTTTAATTTATAACACCTTTTTTTATGAAATAATAGAAATGACTAATGATACTTATGAAAAACTCAAATCACACAGCGATGATTATACTAAGCTTTGGAAAGCTTATTTTAAATCAACCACAATCGAAGAGAGAAAAAACCTACGCCTACAATCTAGAATGATGCCTAAAAGATACTGGAAGCATATATTAGAAACATAG
- a CDS encoding beta-class carbonic anhydrase, with amino-acid sequence MSKLEEILGYNRKFIENKDYEAYITTKIPKKKMVILSCMDTRLTELLPKAMNIKNGDAKIIKDAGATVMHHFGGVMRSIVVAVYEFGAEDVFVVGHHGCGMSNLDTKSLVKKMVDRGIKEETISTLNNAGVNVEKWLHGFESVEESIKESVRMIKDHPLIPSDIKVHGLIMSPETGELEVIVDGNA; translated from the coding sequence ATGAGCAAACTAGAAGAAATATTGGGCTATAATAGGAAGTTTATTGAGAATAAGGATTATGAAGCATATATAACAACTAAAATTCCTAAGAAAAAAATGGTTATATTATCATGTATGGATACAAGACTTACTGAATTACTACCTAAAGCAATGAATATAAAAAATGGGGATGCTAAAATAATTAAAGATGCTGGAGCTACTGTTATGCACCATTTTGGTGGTGTAATGAGAAGTATAGTAGTTGCAGTTTATGAATTTGGAGCAGAAGATGTTTTTGTAGTAGGACATCATGGTTGTGGGATGAGTAATTTGGATACTAAAAGTCTTGTTAAAAAGATGGTAGATAGAGGAATAAAGGAAGAAACAATTTCAACATTAAACAATGCAGGTGTTAATGTTGAGAAGTGGCTTCATGGATTTGAGTCAGTTGAAGAATCAATAAAAGAAAGTGTGAGAATGATAAAAGATCATCCTTTAATTCCATCTGATATAAAAGTACATGGACTTATAATGAGCCCAGAAACAGGGGAATTAGAAGTTATAGTAGATGGTAATGCTTAA
- a CDS encoding galactose ABC transporter substrate-binding protein translates to MKKIKKLSKFLTIIPIIYLLSACDKNVTISNYNNHIKEIKIGVTLYNQDDAFISTIVKNIEEIAKDKENDGNYKIIINVLDARGSASEQSSQVERFVSQNYDVICVNMVDRTTASTIIDKAKASNIPVVFFNREPVEEDLDRWNKLYYVGAEAEKAGEMQADIIINAYRKNKQMVDRNGDGKIQYAMLEGEPGHQDALIRSEYCIKAMEKNGIELEKVADDTAYWQSAQATAKMSKWINTYGDKIEVVFSNNDDMALGAIQALEGQNRIKNKPLVIGIDGIPKALEAVKKGTMIGTVINDSWKQADAIFNLAYKLATHGDMSSVQGLEKGKYIRTAHTEVTIDNVDLFLQKSTDK, encoded by the coding sequence GTGAAAAAAATCAAGAAATTATCTAAATTCTTAACGATAATACCAATTATATATTTATTATCAGCCTGCGATAAAAATGTAACTATAAGCAATTATAATAATCATATTAAAGAAATAAAAATAGGGGTAACCTTATATAATCAAGATGATGCATTTATATCAACAATTGTAAAAAATATTGAAGAAATAGCTAAAGATAAAGAAAATGATGGGAATTATAAAATAATAATTAACGTACTAGATGCAAGAGGCAGTGCATCTGAACAAAGTAGTCAGGTTGAAAGATTTGTTTCACAAAATTATGATGTTATATGTGTAAATATGGTGGATCGTACAACTGCATCAACAATTATAGATAAGGCAAAAGCATCGAATATACCAGTTGTCTTTTTTAATAGAGAACCTGTGGAAGAAGATTTAGATAGATGGAATAAGTTATATTATGTAGGAGCTGAAGCAGAAAAGGCAGGAGAAATGCAAGCTGATATAATAATTAATGCATATAGAAAAAATAAGCAAATGGTAGATAGAAATGGTGATGGAAAAATACAATATGCTATGTTAGAAGGAGAACCTGGACACCAAGATGCACTAATAAGATCAGAATATTGCATAAAAGCTATGGAGAAGAATGGAATTGAGTTAGAAAAGGTAGCTGATGATACGGCTTATTGGCAATCGGCACAAGCAACTGCAAAAATGTCAAAATGGATTAATACTTATGGTGATAAAATTGAAGTGGTGTTTAGTAATAATGATGATATGGCCCTTGGTGCAATACAGGCATTAGAAGGTCAAAACAGAATTAAGAATAAACCACTAGTAATAGGTATCGATGGAATTCCAAAGGCTTTAGAGGCTGTAAAAAAAGGAACGATGATTGGAACTGTTATAAATGATTCATGGAAACAAGCAGATGCGATTTTTAATTTAGCTTACAAGTTAGCTACACATGGAGATATGAGTTCAGTGCAAGGGTTGGAAAAAGGGAAATATATAAGAACAGCTCATACAGAAGTTACGATTGACAATGTTGACTTATTTTTACAAAAATCAACTGATAAATAA
- a CDS encoding substrate-binding domain-containing protein, whose protein sequence is MRKKKKRIFIFLFLLLITSFVLLMNDTILHEKEKRMYNISVITRGKNSESSMIIRQGIEQAASEMDVNIRFITLAEDNSTIEQKELIEKEIRNKADAIVIAPTDYEKMSEPIENAMRKIPVVMIESTIKSEQKLSSISCNNYALGENLAEEVVKNGNVNNNIVIVKNNLECSSIKERYDGFMSVLSNTKNNYIFWEFNDSNPSTYREETKKILEDSNINVIVAFDSEELEWIAQTKKDFGNIDKKIADVQVYGVGSTNKIISFLEDKIINATAIQNEFNVGYLGIKTAVDKLNKKKENENSISSTVINKDNMYSETNQRLLFPFIK, encoded by the coding sequence GTGAGAAAGAAAAAAAAACGAATTTTTATTTTTCTATTTTTATTATTAATAACATCCTTTGTACTTCTTATGAATGATACTATATTGCATGAAAAAGAGAAGAGAATGTATAATATTTCAGTTATAACTAGAGGGAAAAACAGTGAAAGCTCAATGATAATAAGGCAGGGAATAGAACAAGCTGCATCTGAAATGGATGTAAATATAAGATTCATTACTTTAGCAGAGGATAATAGTACAATAGAGCAAAAGGAACTCATTGAAAAGGAAATCAGAAATAAGGCTGATGCTATAGTTATAGCACCAACTGATTATGAAAAAATGTCGGAACCTATAGAAAATGCAATGAGAAAAATTCCAGTTGTGATGATTGAATCAACAATTAAGTCAGAACAAAAACTTTCAAGTATTTCTTGTAATAATTATGCTCTTGGTGAAAATTTAGCAGAAGAAGTTGTTAAAAATGGTAATGTGAATAATAATATTGTGATTGTGAAAAATAACTTGGAGTGCAGCAGCATAAAAGAAAGATATGATGGATTTATGAGCGTCTTAAGTAACACAAAAAATAACTATATATTTTGGGAGTTTAATGATAGTAATCCATCAACCTATCGTGAGGAGACCAAAAAAATATTAGAAGATAGTAATATAAATGTAATAGTTGCTTTTGATTCTGAAGAATTAGAGTGGATTGCTCAAACAAAGAAAGATTTTGGAAATATAGACAAAAAAATAGCAGATGTACAGGTTTACGGGGTTGGAAGTACGAATAAAATTATTTCCTTTTTAGAAGATAAGATTATTAATGCAACTGCTATTCAAAATGAGTTTAATGTAGGATATTTGGGAATAAAAACAGCGGTAGATAAATTGAATAAGAAAAAAGAAAATGAAAATTCAATTTCTTCAACTGTAATTAATAAAGATAATATGTATTCAGAAACAAATCAAAGATTGTTATTTCCATTTATTAAATAA
- a CDS encoding sensor histidine kinase codes for MLNLIREKIQKIIKYFKNASIKYIISIAFTGIAVIGMLIVSGALYFRFINSTEDIIAENNKSMLDQVNLNLDNYLHNMMRISDTTYYDVIKKKDLANESIDKEMDLLYGANKDSITSICVFSNDGEVVAASPLGKLKSSVDPRVNDWFYTALSRKENLHFSTPHVQNIFIDPDNKYHWVVSLSRAVELTNNKRTTSGVLLVDINFSGIEQICKNASLGQSAYVYLIDRDGEIIYHPRQQLIYSNLIEENNKIAAAYEEGNHEENFQGEERLVTVKTVGYTGWKIVGVTPMKDITSDYSQMSIFAIFIISFGICVLVFLNMLVSSRIANPIRSLEKSVKELESGVKDVEISISGSYETKHLGKAIRSMVNQMHSLMDNIISEQESKRKSELNALQAQINPHFLYNTLDSIIWMIENENYDGAIIMVTALARLFRISLSRGKNIITVKDEIEHARNYLTIQNIRYKNKFTYNIEVDEDTLNLASIKLIIQPIIENAIYHGMEFMSGDGEILVKSYIKEGDLFIDVVDNGLGMPQEVADALLTIKSKAENEKKSSGIGLKNVHERIQLYYGKGYGLKIFSEPDEGTTISIHMPCVDYSEVRKREEDN; via the coding sequence ATAAGGGAAAAAATACAAAAAATAATTAAATATTTTAAGAATGCAAGTATAAAATATATAATTTCAATTGCTTTTACAGGAATTGCAGTTATAGGAATGTTAATTGTTAGTGGGGCCTTATATTTTAGATTTATAAATTCTACCGAAGATATAATAGCTGAAAATAACAAATCTATGCTTGACCAAGTTAATTTAAATTTAGATAACTATCTGCATAATATGATGAGAATATCTGATACAACATATTATGATGTTATTAAAAAGAAGGATTTAGCAAATGAAAGTATAGATAAAGAAATGGATTTGCTTTATGGAGCAAATAAAGATTCTATTACAAGCATATGTGTTTTTTCAAATGATGGTGAAGTTGTAGCAGCATCACCTTTAGGAAAGTTGAAAAGCTCAGTTGATCCAAGGGTTAATGATTGGTTTTATACTGCATTAAGTAGAAAAGAAAATCTACATTTTTCAACACCGCATGTGCAAAATATATTTATTGATCCAGATAATAAATATCATTGGGTTGTATCATTAAGTCGTGCAGTAGAACTTACAAATAATAAGAGAACTACATCAGGTGTTTTGCTAGTAGATATTAATTTTAGTGGTATTGAGCAAATTTGTAAAAATGCAAGTTTAGGTCAATCAGCATATGTATATTTAATTGATAGAGATGGAGAAATAATTTATCATCCACGCCAACAATTAATTTATTCAAATTTAATTGAAGAAAATAATAAGATTGCAGCTGCATACGAAGAAGGAAACCATGAAGAAAATTTTCAAGGGGAAGAAAGGTTAGTAACTGTTAAAACTGTAGGATATACAGGCTGGAAGATTGTTGGAGTTACTCCTATGAAGGATATAACCTCTGATTATTCTCAAATGAGCATATTTGCAATATTTATAATATCATTTGGTATTTGCGTGCTTGTATTTCTTAATATGCTTGTATCATCACGTATAGCTAATCCTATAAGATCTCTAGAAAAAAGCGTAAAAGAGCTAGAAAGTGGAGTTAAAGATGTAGAAATATCAATTAGTGGTTCCTATGAGACTAAGCATTTAGGAAAAGCAATTAGGTCCATGGTCAATCAAATGCATTCGCTTATGGATAATATAATATCTGAGCAGGAATCTAAAAGAAAAAGCGAACTTAATGCATTGCAGGCTCAGATAAATCCACATTTTTTATATAATACGTTAGATTCTATTATTTGGATGATAGAAAATGAAAATTATGATGGGGCTATTATCATGGTAACAGCTTTAGCAAGACTTTTTAGGATAAGCTTGAGCAGAGGGAAAAATATAATAACTGTAAAAGATGAAATTGAGCATGCACGTAACTATTTGACTATTCAAAATATAAGATATAAAAATAAATTTACTTATAATATTGAGGTAGATGAGGATACTTTAAATTTAGCAAGTATTAAGTTGATAATTCAGCCAATAATTGAAAATGCAATTTACCATGGAATGGAGTTCATGAGTGGAGACGGTGAGATTTTAGTTAAGTCATATATTAAAGAGGGGGATTTATTTATTGATGTAGTAGATAATGGTCTAGGAATGCCACAGGAAGTCGCAGATGCACTCCTAACAATTAAAAGTAAAGCTGAAAATGAGAAGAAAAGTTCAGGAATTGGACTTAAAAATGTTCATGAAAGAATACAATTGTATTACGGAAAAGGTTATGGACTTAAAATTTTTAGTGAACCAGATGAAGGAACGACAATAAGTATCCATATGCCATGCGTTGATTATTCTGAAGTAAGGAAGAGGGAGGAAGATAATTAG